The proteins below come from a single Cannabis sativa cultivar Pink pepper isolate KNU-18-1 chromosome 3, ASM2916894v1, whole genome shotgun sequence genomic window:
- the LOC115710513 gene encoding uncharacterized protein LOC115710513 — protein MNLSMRLGRGSKISSGNVHIMVLKSANEAYDLLEEMVMNNQQWPTERSQTKKVAGMHKVDAIAKLTAQVDALTKLMTAQVKQAQVACELCGGPHTYDQCLVDLNSFPMDQVKSIGNYSQNNNYGHKQQGFYQQRNQPQQNQQQPQQQNPCGGLNIQIDLFLLFMMETRASLKTLETQMEQLATQVAKQVQGNSPSISKSYEGPSGKQPVEDGVQDQQAQTQAPKEKKTVEGLAPKEASPPISIDHHIKIPYPQRLRKNSLDKKFSKFLEIFRKLHINIPFVEALEQMPTYMKFMKEILAKKMKLEEFETVNSKINNIGGQFSSFGTRTLLDARGGLDPS, from the exons atgaatctctccatgaggcttgggagaggttcaaaGATCTCATCAGGAAATGTCCACATCATGGTATTGAAAAGTGCAAACGAGGCGTATGATCTGCTCGAAGAAATGGTTATGAATAACCAACAATGGCCAACTGAAAGAAGCCAAACGAAGAAGGTTGCTGGTATGCACAAGGTAGACGCCATCGCCAAGTTGACAGCCCAAGTGGATGCCTTGACGAAGTTGATGACTGCTCAGGTGAAACAGGCTCAAGTTGCTTGTGAGCTCTGTGGGGGTCCTCACACATATGACCAATGTCTGGTGGATTTGAATAGTTTTCCAATGGATCAAGTAAAGTCCATTGGGAactattctcaaaataataattatgggcacaagCAACAGGGGTTCTATCAACAGAGAAatcagccccaacaaaaccaacaacagcCGCAACAACAAAATCCTTGTGGAGGCTTAAATATCCAAATTGACTTATTTCTCCTATTCATGATGGAGACTAGAGCCTCTcttaaaactctagaaactcagatggaacaattggctactcaagtggcaaaACAAGTTCAAGGAAATTCACCTAGCATTAGTAAG AGTTATGAGGGACCTAGTGGCAAGCAACCAGTTGAAGATGGGGTTCAGGATCAACAAGCACAGACACAGGCACCAAAGGAAAAGAAGACTGTTGAGGGTCTTGCACCGAAAGAAGCATCACCTCCGATCAGCATAGATCACCATATTAAAATTCCTTACCCTCAAAGACTCCGCAAGAACAGCCTCGACAAGaagttttcaaaatttcttgAAATATTTAGGAAGCTGCACATTAACATTCCATTTGTGGAAGCCTTGGAGCAAATGCCAACTTACATGAAGTTCATGAAAGAAATTTTAGCTAAGAAAATGAAGTTGGAAGAATTTGAGACAGTG